The genomic segment AaccacacactgaggttaaggTGAACTTAAAAAGTACTTGAAAGAGAGTGGACTATTAAAGTGCACTTAGAACAGGAAATTGTTACCATCAGTCTCTGTCGAACAGTCGTCTTCTGTTTCTCCAAATGGGTTTGTGCGTCTGTCAGGATGGGAGCACACaccagcaagaaaaaaaaacaattaaagcaCTGCGCTACACAATTACGAAGCTATTTGCTTCCTGGAAATGATGTAAAAACCACAATGAGACCAACATTTAGGAAATTAGTGTCATCGCCCACCAGTAACTCGCCCCTATCTGtcttttgcaaaaacacaaacaagcacCCACACAAACTTCCTGTCTCAGCTGTGCTCTCACCTCCCCCCAGTTCTGTTCTGGTCCTGAAATTCGGACGCAGGCAACATGATGTCAAACTGAATGGGCGTCCCCGGGGCTATTAGATCCTCTGGTTCTGGGGCAACTCCTGTTTTCTGAGAACCACTGCTGGTAGTATGAACACCTCCTGGCTTAGCTCTGCAGGAATTAGACAAAATAAAGATGAGTTCTGAGGAATAAACCAAGAACGCACCCACCCACCCCCCACCAATAAAGGATAAGACagattggaaaaatgtgaaCCTAATACTTCAGTCAGCAGCAGCCGTGAAATGATTCATGGTGTGTCAGTGAGGGGGCAAAAATCTACAATCCTCAAGAGAGGATTTCACACTGAAAATCCTAACAATGAAAGATAACTACTTAAGACAGACTTTAGTGTGCATTTCTGGTCTTCCACCAATTCTTAAACTTTAATTTGCTTTAAAAGAAGCATGAACAGAAGGAGAGATTACAGCAAGCAAAACCCTCCCTCCtctgtttaaaagaaaacacaaagcttAATCTGAGGAAAAGAACCCTGTTCAACAACAGGTATTTACAGTGATGCATAAGATGTTTGGCTTTGGCCACATTTCCAAAGCTCAGTggcacttttttattttttaacgtTACCCGACTTCATTTTGCAGGAGCTTTTGTAGCACAGAACTAAGAAAACTGCATGTTCATCACCCTATAAACATTTGTTTGTCCTTTCACCATGACACGATGCATTACAAGCTTTGGATTGTTATGCAGTACTGAATGTAGGATTCTGAATACACTCTCACATAAGCTACATGCCTGACCTGTCGGGGTTGGGTGAGCCGTCTTGTCTCTTCTCAAAGCTGGTGATGGGAGTCACTGCCTGGATGGCAGTTTGGTTCAGTCGGATAGCCACAGCCTAATATCAAAAATCAAAGACTGTTCAGTATCTCACGTACCAGTAGTCTGAGTCATTTAGCGACTATAAATGATCCTAAAACATTTCCAAGTACTTGTCTCATTGTCTTCAATGTATTTTCTCAACCCAATGTTTGCTCTGTGTACCATAAGCAGTTTATTTAGTGGCATccctaaaaaaaacagcagatggTTCCCTGGTTtctatttgttgtttagttcaTATATAATTACGTATAGGATTTGAGGGATGTAATTATTTACAGTAAGGTGGAATGCAAACTGGAAAAAGAAACCAATCACTGAATAATAATTAGAAATCCTGCTTTagtaaatcagaaaaaaaaccctgaccAAATTCTGTAGAGAATGTTTTACGTAAAGGACATACTGGAGAGCAGGTTTATTCACTGCACTAAGTGGTTTCACTCTAATTAAGAAAAATCCACCAAACAATTAACAAAAGTCACATCACTGACGAGACAAATGAGGGTGAGGTCACGCAGCTCTCCACGAACACTTGAGTTGGGAGAGAGAACGGAGGCAAAACTTTAACAATTAGATAAACAAGATAAGCAGCGTCGAAAATCATTCTCCATCTGCTGCCTGGCGCGCTAAACTTCATTACCAGCTCTTCTGGTAATTCTATCCAGCCCACTCAAAAATTCTCAAACtcggaaaaaaaacaaacaaaaaacctcacTCAGTCCAACAGCTATTCACTAGAAATCCTGAAATTTTGCTCCTGAGGTGATAAAACCCTAATTTTCAGGTCTATAACAGCGCACCTGTTAACGGTGTCTGAAATCTACGTGAAACCCCCCGAATGATTACCACGGATGAGAAGTAAGCACATAAGAGTGAGGGCAGTTTTGGATGCAGCTCTAGTTATTTCATCATTAGAGAATGTGAAGAATAAACATTTGCAGAGGAAATATACAAGATTCTGGGACTGAATAGCTCTCAAGGCAAAGACAACTGAGAGACTGTGAGGGCGTGACGGTCATGGAGTAAAGGTTTGTTAATCATTactttttatgttgcttaaatAGATTAAACACACATCCAGTTAATGTGTTAACTGGAtgtgtgttaatgtgttaaAGTTTTATCCTTAAATGCCTGGttaagtgtcttttttttttttttttttaatttaaacggTGTGTATCTATGCTAGTTAGTATGAAATCTTTACCTCTGGGTTGTCAGTCAGGTAGATCTGTCTGGAGATGTTGTTCACAGTGCAAATCCActgagaaagaaacagaaattaCTACATTAAGGCTTCATCTAGCTCAGGCACAGCGTGAAATCCCTTGACTGATACCAGCTGTGACAGGCCAGTCACTTGTGTCCGAGCACAAAACTTAatacaaaaaccacacaaatgAGTCTTGACAGTCTCTCCATTGTTCTATGACAGATACTTGTAGCAGCGGATATCTTCGTGAAGTGGATGTAAAACAAAAACGAAGGTCAAATGGAGCTGTTTGAGCTGCCCCTTCACTCACTTCTTCATACTCTTTTTTGCTCTCGGCTTGTAGAATCATTGACCTGCAGAGACAGGAATAATAACAGAgagaattaaaatgtttatgtaTTATTCTCACTGCTGAACatggagaaattaaaaaaaaaaaaagagtacatACGTTTTTCCTGAAGGAGAGGTTATCTGAAAACAGTAGCGTCTGTCCTCACAATCCACCGCCATGACAGAGCTGTTATCCAGGTCCAGCACCATGCCTCCTGCTACAGCCCCCCGCGGCTGGCACATGAGATTCCCTCCCTGGGTGAAGAAATACAGACGATCCCAGGCTGTGGTCACTAGGCCTGTTTTactggagaagaaaaagaagaaacagaagaaacagCGTTTGAATCAAAGCCATAAATGTAGATCCAGATCGTAAGTGTAAAGTAAGATAATGGATACtatatgtgtgcatgtatgcAATTAGCTTTGAGGTGATTTGAACAATAAAGTGGacgatttttattttttctatagAGCAGGTCTCTCCATCTGGTAATTTCTCAAAGGTCATAATGACCCAGTGACCTCTGGATCTGCGTCTCAGAGGGATCTCTTAGTCTTTTTAGTGACCTTACATTCTAGAAGTAAAATTACTGTGTCAGACCTATCTGtatgaaagagcaaacacagctCGTTAGGAAACAGTCTTCACAAATCAATGATATATGTCAACATATAGGCCCCAAAGGACCTCTATCTCATCTGTACAAAGGCAAGACATGATTCAGTGCAACAACTCCCAGTGGTTGTATGACTACAGTAATACTTGCCACAGGACAAATTTATAAGAACcgctttaaaaacacatataGATGAACTAGTTCTGTAAAAATGTCTCCTGGAAAATATAGTGAACACAGAAACTAGTCTgcaattcataattttattataACTGAGATGCACGTGCAGCGGTAGGTTAactttatccatccatcccctATTTATTCCATATTTTATTCCAACATCTTGCACCACcgcatatataaatataaatatgctATACGTGTAGTTGTTGTCGCCTGTTGTCTACTCTGTTACGTACATTGAGagcaaagaaataaacagaagTTATACTTGTAGCAGCAGATCTATAGATGTTTACAGACAAGTTTCCCACTTACAAACAATGGAGGATGTGTGTTCAGCAGCCAGCCAGAAGCCTTGCACAAGGTCATATTATACAGCACAAACAGTTGGCCCTCAAAACACACCCGATGATTAGAATCACTGCTCAGAATCCATCATAATGGATAGTGATTTTGTGTACCTTTGGAAAACTATAAATGTTGAAAACATGACAGatttctgattttaaaaaaagacacagtGTGCTCATCTATTAGCTGGTGCTATTTCCTGCATTGAAACATTAGTAATATTCAATAACCAGATATGAGCACACAAACAGGGCACCTACTACTTAATTCCTGGCATTACTTGAGCTAAGATCTGACAGGCGGGTAACCTTCTCTGAATAATAAAGATTCacctcattttaattttcaatcCATGCAGCTTAAAGCTGTTGATAAAGCTTTAATTACGAGTGGCTTACAGCCCACCTGAGCTCACATTTTAATAATGACtcgtaaaacacatttatgcaaAGCTCACAGAAAGATAACATCCTACATGATAGACACTTAATTACTTCATCCAGTCATTGCATTTTTATGGAATATTGCTGTGGTAATACAAACAGGATAATGTTCCTTACCGATTATTATTGTATATTCATGAATGCTTGTTACCTGAAAACTATGAGAAGTTTCACAGAACTCCATTTTCCTGTCATTTtcgtatttttctttttactgtttacattttttgtttttaataggcAAAAATCTTCTTATCCATCTCCAAAAAGAGCACTTAAAAGCATTAACTGATTAGAACAAAACTGCACGCATCTGCTGTGGTCAGCTATATTCCTTAGAGTTCGGGTAATTGTACAGAAGTCATTTTTTTTAGCTTGCACTTAATGTCTCGTCTTCGGTAATATGAAGAATTGTTATTGAGAATCTAAAACACGAACTGCACGTCCATTGTTGAAACCATGATTAACTATTTTAATAACATTTTCACACCAACAATTTTTCCCCGCTCATCATTTGATTCCACAAGTAGATCCCGagttgtcttctttttttatttttgggttGTTTTATTTTGGCTCTAAATTTGTTTTGGCTATTAATGTTGTATATGCAATTATAACGAAGCTAGGATGTAATTCAACTCTGAGTCACCCCATTTCAAAACTGATCTATACGTGCGTGACTCATTTCAACTGCTCATCTGTAAACCTTCAATTTTGTACGCTCTGTTCACCAAATATTCCCAAATAAATGTCCTTTGATAAATACTTAAGTGTATGGCTCATGTTGCCCCGGGTGACTCAGACCCTTAATACTGAGAAACCATTTGaaacagaaaatgttttctGGCCTCAGCTCTATTTGACAAGCGTTTGAGGCTGCTGGCAGTGTGTGTCATTAAACAGAATGGCATTCTGTGGAAACCTTTTCTCCGGTGTCACAGACATTTGTCAAAGACTTTGGATGTATATGAGGGAGAGACAGAGTTTGACAGCTTTGACATTTCACTAAATCACAATGCGAGCTACGCAGCAGTTTTTATCCCTTGAAGCCATTAAGGAAGTTTCCCTTGCCATACATCTAGTCTAGAATAAGCTGACAGCGCACACTGTCAACATGTTACCTGACACACCTTGTCTGCTGTGACAGACTTACTGTTTATCGTGTTCGGGCTTATTTTTAAGTGTATttggtgagagagagagaagcaaaaAATCATTTCCTGGTTGTGTTTGGTAATTTAGGCATTCgaaatctcccggagccaccgTGGATCAATGGCACCATCTACTGAACCGCATTTAATTTCCTGACAAAATTGGAAATGCCACTTCAGTTTGTTTCCTTTCGTGGCATCCTTTAACATATTGACTAGGTAGGGAGTAGGAAGTGTCCTTAGATTTTCAGATAGGGGCATAATGAGTGTAATTAATCTTACTTCCGAATGTTGAGGTAGCCAGCCTTCTGGATAAGCGTGCGATTGACAGGCTCTGTGTCCTTATCTGGCATGTAGACAGTGTCTTCCACAGACAGAAGCTCCCTGTGGGACACTCGCATGGCCTCCGCCTCTGAGTCCAGCTGGGCCTGGATGCTGAGATGGAAAACCGAAATCCATCTAAACTCGTTCCAGAAATGTTTTTCTCCCCCCACAGAGCATTTAAAtacaaagacatttaaaaaaaaaatcattcaatACTATTATGTAgagtgccaaaaaaaaaaaaaaaaaaatcatagtaacattttttctttttccagtcacaCACAAGCATCAATACTCCACAATACTTGCTCCAAAGCCATATTTCATCACTCGCTATAAACCTCACCACCCAAAACCAAAACAGTTGTGAATGGGATAGGACTTACCTTTGTGTCATGTTGGAAACAGAAGCGAGAAAACTGTCCATCTTCTTTGACACCAGCTCAAAGCCTTTCTTAAAGAAGCTGATCTGCGAAATCAAAGATAACAGTGAGCCACTTTGTACCATACTGCACATGCATGTTGCAGCTCACATGCCCATAGGTTGGGCATTTATTAAAAAGGATGAAATTGAATCTGGTCTAATGAATCACTTCCCTCTCTTTTTTAAGCACGTAATTTGAATGCTGATATGATGACGGATGGGGTGATTGAGTACCTGTGCATGAGTGTAGCCTAGCATTGGTTCGAGCATAGCTACTCTCTTGCGATACTGCAGGGCATTGAGGGCACAATAATACTGCAGTGAGGCCTGGTGCTGCTTTCTTCTGGTGTAAGCCACCTCCTTCACCAAGTCTGCCTTCAACTATTCAGACAGGAGAGGGACATGCAAATAAGCAGCACAGCAGCACAATCTTGTACATCCAAGAAAACACGTTGATATGTTTAGCATAGCAAAAAGAGTCTTATCTTTGCAGCCATTATAATGCATAAACTGTAGAGTAGTTACAGTCATACTCCCACGAGGAGGCATGGCAGCAGAGGATTATTTAGTTTAATCCATTTGTACTTCAAATGCTTTTAAAAGACTCCCACTGCATTAATGAGAGCATTACAGTGTTGCGTGCTCGTTTTACAGCTTGTGATCAATGAGAAAGAGAAGCTAAGAAAGCACTTGGCAGTTACTCTACCTTctcattttccttcttcttgGGCAATCGACTGTACTTGACCATAGCTGCCTCATGCTCTGCACAGAACAGCAGAAAGACTGTGAGCATCAGATAGTAACTATTTcctgtcattttcttttctcagacTGGCAAAAGAATGTGCTTACCATCAGTTCCAATGGCAAATATTTCCTTCAGTGTGCTTATCTCTGCAAAATTGACAAATATTATTAGAGATACATCTACAACAggtatttaaaaatgcattatcACGTAGGTTATGCTTATGTTTTTATGATGAgggctcttcttttttttaatccaagtCTGTCAGAAGCTACCTGTGAGGTCTTTCTCTCGGAACTGGATCAAGGGGAAGACCATGCTGTCAGCCATCTGGTTAGCTAGCTCGGAGTGGAGTGCATTCAGCTGGACCATACAAAAGAGATTACACATATGAGGCGCCGTGCAAGGACACAAACAGAAGATGAGCCTCCCCCAAACATCTTGAGGGATTTCGGTTTAATATTTACAGTAACATTTCTTGCCAGCATGCTGGAAAATTGCATTTTCAGTGAAATGGGGGCATTGTGGCATACAATGCCTCCCCCTACATCATAATAAAGCCATACTGTGGAAGAGTACATTTCATAAAGAGAATAATAAAGCTTACTGTTTACTCTGATATTGGAAACAGGGCTGCATATCAGACAAATTCAGCTATTATTCCCTGTGGTTATCAACAAGCCGCATGACGATTTAGCAAGTTCTAAAGTTCACAAGATTAGGTGCAGTTTTAGGCCTAATCTCAGTGTGAAATTTGTTTCCTGTGCATGAGAAGGTAAAAGGTCAAGCAAACAATCAACGTGTGTCCTCTGTGCATATGGGTGTGTGTCATGAGTGCTGACTGGGCAAGGCTTGTGGACCCCCATGGCTGACAGTGACAGGCCCATCTGTTTTGTCTACCACTCCATCATCTACTCATCCATCCACCCGCCCACTGCTGTTTCCCTGTATTCCTCCATCCGGTGAGATACACATATCAATCAGTTCCGGTCGCACAGTCATAAAAGTCCTCTGCTCTTTTCATTGAGCTCATTTTCTCTGCCATGCTAGGGGAACGCAGGTGCAATACCCTTTGTAACATGATAAAAAAGCAACTACAGACTCTGGGACATTTCATCATCTCACTCTTTCGCTGTGCACGCATACACCACGCGTAAATATACTCATAGAGCAAGAAAACTGCAAGCGCGGGCCTTACCTCCCCTACAGTTTTGGCAAAGTTTTGCAGCGTGGTGATTACCTCCTCATCACCTTTTCCAAGGGCAAAATtctagacagaaaaaaagaaagggcaGTGAGTTTAGACCAAGAAACTTTGTAATGTGCCATAGATTTATTTAATGTGTAGGAAATGGAACGGGCTGGCATTTATATTGCACTTTTCTGCTCCTatggagcactcaaagtgctttagacCACAAGCCACATTTAACCATACATTAAAACACTCCAAGCACTTTATCTACCTCACATCGAATCGCCAATTCACCTAACACATATGTCTTTTGATTTTGAGAGAAAGCCTGGTGGAAACCCATGCAGGCACAAGGAGAACATCCAGACTCCGCTTAGAAAGACCCCAGCTGGGGTTCAAACCCAGAATCTCCTCGCTATGAGACAAATTTGAAATAACCACCCTGTTCTGCCAGGATTTCTGGCACATCCCTTTCATTAAACAAGGCCAAAGAtatctgtgtaggttctcggTCATCTGGGTCATGGTAGAAAACACAGACAAGGTCAAAGATGGTAATAAAGCCAGTAGTTAAAGTCAAGATGCTGAGTTTTAATCATAAGAGTGCTAAAAAAGTTCTGCAGTTACAGAtcactgctgtttttgttcaCATTCACCCTGCAATCCAGAACAAAGTCTACCAACAAAGGTCAACTATCCACATATGTTTCTCTAAATGATTTAATAGATTTGTGTTGGCTACATTGCCAAAGGAGGTGCACTCCTCCAAGGCTTTTTTTGCTGCACACAGGAGGAAGGACACATGCAAACTCACACACGAACAGAAAGTTCAGATCAAAATGATAAAAAGTGTCTATAGCCCACATGGACAGTACTCATAACACAGGCTTCTGTCTTTTTTGTGCAATCACACGATTAAGTAAGCATATGAACCCTACTTACTTTCTTCTCGTATTCCAAAAGTTGCTTTGAGAGCTGCTCTGTGGCCAGTCCCATCTCACTCTGTGGTGGAAcgaaagaaggaaaataaatacatgttaaGAAAAAGGACTGATTACTCCTTCAAGCTCAAACATCATGCATTTTTTCACTTACTGagaacatttataaaaaaatgttttttgggtGCAATGCGATTCAATATCTGTTGAAAAGCTGGCGAAAACACCAGAGGGCACCTTCAATAATGAGATACCTCAGAGAACCAGGGTTACATTAATAACGCAACATTTTAACCACAAAGTAAATATAGGTCAAAAACAAACTTCTACACCAAATGTTTTCTGCTCCATTTCTACAGGAGACAAATTTTCATTGTGGGGCTGAGAGTATGGTGTTACAGTTTGGTACGTTTCTCATCAAAAACAGTAGCTCAAATGGCATcctaaatcaaatcaaaccaAACACAACACTCTGCTGCTGTTCAGTGATGCAAAACCCAGAATCAGCAAGTTAAATTAGAACTCATGTTCATCTACAAACgtaagggggggaaaaaaatctcctATTATGTGTTTGAACATGTGGCTCTGTTCCAAACAGCAAATGGAAAGGAGTGCAAGCCTGCGCCTGACAGTAATTTGTTTTAGTACCTGTGCTCCGAACACCCGCTGCATTGATTGTAGCAGCTGGTTGGTGTAGTCTGTAAGCATTCCCACATCTTCCTCAAACACACTGAGCAAAGAGCGAGTCTGTGGgtaaggggaaaaaacaaaaacattacagaCTCTTCTGATGAACACTATAATGGCATGAATAGCTGAGCACAAAGTGAAATAATTAGAAAAACCTTATCCAACAATTTTCCCACTAACTTACAGAACTTAAATATTCTGATAACTGATCTCAGTTACTTCACAAGGTGAAAAATATCACTGTGGCTTTTTGTTGTGGTAGATTTGCATGAAAACCCATATGAAAGTCTGGCATCCTGGAAAGTTGTAATGGGaacttttaaaactgttttctgaccaatgaaaatgaaaaaaaaaaaaccccccagaagaacagatatactgtaaataaacaaGTACTTCCGATGATAAATACTGGTCTTAACCTTAAGTCAGATGAAAATCTACACAAGTCACTGAGCTCAAGAAATGTGGGTAGCCGGATTATACTCAAGCAAAACTTAAAGTTAAACTAAAGGCATACGTATTTTACTGCAGGGTGGATATGCAAACAGACAAAATCCTGTCTGGTGAAGTGTTTTCCATAAACAGGTGCAGCAAGGTAGGGCAGTTCAAGCAGAATGGAACACACCCAGAGAGTGAAGTCTGTTTACAGTTCACTCAAGCTGACTTATCCAATAAAAGGACCATGAGTCATTTCACACCAACAAGACATCATGACGCTtggctgtatgtgtgtgttactgtacAAAGATGCCAGGTACATGTCTTGTTTTGAGGAAGGAAACCACTAAGCAGACAGTGACCCTCCAGCGTGGGTTACACTTAAGCAGAACCTCCAAAGAGGTCAGCCCTCTTTAGAGGAAGAGTGATGCAACAGACTACAGAAAACAGGATGCATTAGATGTAGCAAGGACAGAATTCATCACCCACGGTCATGCATGAAAATGAATGCCGAACTCGGTGAATAACTTGTACACAGTGTAAGCGTTTTGTACCCTGTAAAAATTTGGCATGTTATTTTTGCAGTAACACTGCCCTGTTTGCAGACTGTTGACTAATTCCAGGGGAGTCCGATAATGGAAACCCCTCCCACATCCTGGGAATCAGGCCCAGAAGGGCTACAGAACAGAATTTAGATCAAAATAACTTCACGGCATTAGAAAATAAAACGATTGCAGGACACCGAGTCTGGTGGAGCTATATGGTTGTGACTGACACAGGTCTGGATGTACACCAGATAAATCATCTCTGGGAGAGAGATGGAATCCCTGAGAAGGGCGGTAGCTTTGTAAATACAACggagacacacaaaaaatccACATAACCGTGACATGCTGTAGAAATGACTTGAAGGTGCAGCTACTGCTCACAGGGGGATTACAATTCTTGTAACAATGTGTCAATTGAGAACTGTCATCGACCAGTGGAAACAGACTACAACGGGTACTGGATACTGT from the Oreochromis niloticus isolate F11D_XX linkage group LG7, O_niloticus_UMD_NMBU, whole genome shotgun sequence genome contains:
- the appl2 gene encoding DCC-interacting protein 13-beta, yielding MPAVHHKLLLEDALQDSPQTRSLLSVFEEDVGMLTDYTNQLLQSMQRVFGAQSEMGLATEQLSKQLLEYEKKNFALGKGDEEVITTLQNFAKTVGELNALHSELANQMADSMVFPLIQFREKDLTEISTLKEIFAIGTDEHEAAMVKYSRLPKKKENEKLKADLVKEVAYTRRKQHQASLQYYCALNALQYRKRVAMLEPMLGYTHAQISFFKKGFELVSKKMDSFLASVSNMTQSIQAQLDSEAEAMRVSHRELLSVEDTVYMPDKDTEPVNRTLIQKAGYLNIRNKTGLVTTAWDRLYFFTQGGNLMCQPRGAVAGGMVLDLDNSSVMAVDCEDRRYCFQITSPSGKTSMILQAESKKEYEEWICTVNNISRQIYLTDNPEAVAIRLNQTAIQAVTPITSFEKRQDGSPNPDRAKPGGVHTTSSGSQKTGVAPEPEDLIAPGTPIQFDIMLPASEFQDQNRTGGRRTNPFGETEDDCSTETDDSLLQQVFAVRFLGSMAVRCGDNQEVIYEAMRQVLAARAIHNIFRTTEAHLMVTSSSLRLIDPQTQVTRLSFQLGEVCQFAAHQENGRLMGFVVEARDWSNGDEEGEPSFSAFVFESNTEGEKICYTINLAKEITEAKKDPEALAQLMKNMPLTNDGKFLLLEPETGDTTEGAGQEDLESEA